From Mucilaginibacter rubeus, a single genomic window includes:
- a CDS encoding RICIN domain-containing protein — protein sequence MRNNSKTLLLIGSLLYLSACSKKDQIATQAGNSLNSSAKNMRSLALSTTSTNGFRGINWADPNGNEGDGRVVLPSGMTASLTSTQAAALATSISSAVKTSGGTTIRMPINPWTASSSTYWPVYQAAINAVVANGCKVILCYWPVGVHHVPDTAQWHTMWTTVNNVYKNNTSVLYEPINEPVDYSSTDLNNLYAGFLTTYSPADGKCILDGTGYAADVTAVGADSRLANQYLGLHCYWWFWGSYNVWSSYYSIMSARTGSYASRTIVTEVGIETFRNMSFWWQWDTGVYVDQAFLTGSLAYARDNSMGTIAWSGVNDIDTYRWYQANNNLVEVSPGTANMFRWSWKLSASPVWLGPVADGRYKLQNRASGLMLDNLGNTTDGAAVSQWADGTSNNQKWNISYTAGYYTLSCVTGKECLDVGSNTTDGSNVLQYTVSTSTNQRWSLVSTGDGYYRVINLTTGKCLDTGGQTTNGTSMQQWYQGSSYNQQWKLIAQ from the coding sequence ATGAGAAACAACTCTAAAACACTTTTACTCATTGGCAGTCTTTTATATCTTTCTGCCTGTTCTAAAAAAGATCAAATCGCTACCCAAGCCGGAAACTCGCTGAATTCATCAGCAAAAAATATGCGGTCATTGGCGCTTTCAACCACCAGCACCAATGGTTTTAGGGGTATAAACTGGGCCGACCCCAACGGAAACGAGGGAGACGGACGAGTTGTATTACCCAGCGGCATGACAGCTTCACTTACATCCACACAAGCTGCCGCCCTGGCCACCAGTATATCCAGTGCCGTTAAAACAAGCGGTGGAACTACCATCAGGATGCCGATAAACCCATGGACAGCCTCAAGTTCAACTTACTGGCCGGTTTATCAGGCCGCCATCAATGCCGTAGTAGCAAACGGTTGCAAGGTTATACTGTGCTACTGGCCTGTTGGTGTTCACCATGTGCCGGATACAGCCCAGTGGCATACCATGTGGACAACCGTAAATAACGTATACAAAAACAACACATCGGTATTGTATGAACCTATTAACGAGCCTGTTGATTATTCAAGTACCGATTTGAATAACTTATATGCAGGTTTCCTGACCACGTATAGCCCGGCAGACGGTAAATGTATCCTGGATGGTACCGGCTATGCGGCAGATGTAACCGCCGTTGGTGCCGATTCAAGGTTGGCTAATCAGTACCTTGGCCTGCACTGCTATTGGTGGTTCTGGGGCTCGTATAACGTTTGGTCAAGCTACTATAGCATTATGTCGGCCAGAACGGGCTCTTATGCATCACGCACCATAGTTACAGAAGTCGGTATAGAAACATTCAGGAATATGAGCTTCTGGTGGCAATGGGATACCGGCGTGTACGTTGACCAGGCTTTCCTGACCGGCTCGCTTGCCTATGCCCGTGACAATTCTATGGGTACAATAGCGTGGTCAGGAGTAAATGATATTGATACCTATCGTTGGTACCAGGCCAATAATAACCTTGTAGAGGTTAGCCCGGGCACTGCAAATATGTTCAGATGGTCATGGAAACTTTCGGCATCACCGGTATGGTTAGGCCCTGTTGCTGATGGGCGGTATAAGCTTCAAAATCGCGCTTCGGGCCTGATGCTTGATAATTTGGGCAATACTACAGATGGTGCAGCCGTTAGCCAATGGGCCGACGGAACGAGCAACAACCAGAAATGGAACATCAGTTATACCGCCGGCTATTACACCCTGAGCTGCGTTACAGGAAAAGAATGCCTTGACGTAGGCAGCAATACAACCGACGGCTCAAACGTATTGCAATATACTGTAAGTACCAGCACTAACCAGCGATGGTCATTAGTTTCAACAGGCGATGGTTATTACAGGGTAATAAACCTTACTACCGGTAAATGCCTGGATACAGGCGGACAAACCACCAACGGTACCTCAATGCAGCAATGGTACCAGGGATCGAGCTACAACCAGCAATGGAAGCTAATCGCTCAATAA
- a CDS encoding RagB/SusD family nutrient uptake outer membrane protein has protein sequence MKTIYKFLTVLAVINFVSCKKDLLDKTPKDRLSPSTFYQNETQVKMALVGIYNAIQPNATPAQFFQFDFESDNAYCQDAWQGSKEVGEWQTTTNSWAPYAKWTQDYTIISRANEFLQDVAAASIDATVKSQMSAEAKFLRGYAYADLIAYFGDVPLIIQVQTLSEAYVSRTAKATVLTQIVTDLTDAAAVLPTSYSGTDVGRATKGAALAYKAKVLLYNEKWADAAQAAQDVINLKAYSLYSNYSLLFDEAHENNSEVIFDIQYIPTTQPQPWPSSALSLSVWPTPNVTADLIDSYYMTNGLPITNSASGYNAQNPYLNRDPRLAASVVLPGSQWGSTTYIPANDVVPSGARPRKYAAIGIADPNNCSLNTILMRYADVLLIRAEALIESGSTAAEVYTLIDQVRARVNMPTVESVEGAGLSQSQLRAVLRHERRVEFFMEGTRYADMLRWKDQSLVHDAYGYDKSSLSNPASASTWQFKQAKLETRTFNAAKGWLWPIPQADIDINKKLLPNNPGY, from the coding sequence ATGAAAACTATATATAAATTCTTAACCGTATTAGCTGTAATTAATTTTGTCAGCTGCAAGAAAGACCTTCTTGATAAAACACCCAAAGATCGCTTGTCGCCCTCCACCTTCTACCAGAATGAAACCCAGGTAAAGATGGCTTTGGTTGGCATTTACAATGCGATACAACCTAACGCAACGCCGGCGCAATTTTTTCAGTTTGATTTTGAATCGGATAATGCCTATTGCCAGGATGCCTGGCAAGGCTCAAAGGAAGTAGGAGAGTGGCAAACAACCACAAACAGCTGGGCACCTTACGCTAAATGGACCCAGGATTATACCATTATTTCCCGTGCTAATGAGTTTTTGCAGGATGTAGCTGCTGCCAGTATTGATGCCACGGTAAAAAGCCAGATGTCGGCAGAGGCGAAGTTTTTGCGTGGGTATGCTTATGCAGATCTCATTGCTTATTTTGGTGATGTGCCACTGATTATACAGGTTCAAACACTTTCAGAAGCTTATGTTTCCAGAACGGCTAAGGCAACAGTATTAACTCAGATTGTAACCGACCTGACAGATGCCGCCGCCGTGCTACCGACTTCCTATTCGGGTACAGACGTTGGTCGTGCAACTAAAGGCGCTGCTTTGGCCTATAAAGCAAAAGTGCTTTTATACAACGAAAAATGGGCTGATGCCGCTCAAGCTGCACAGGATGTGATCAATCTTAAAGCCTACAGTTTGTATTCTAATTATAGTTTGTTGTTTGACGAGGCTCATGAAAACAACAGCGAGGTGATTTTTGATATTCAGTATATACCAACCACCCAGCCTCAGCCGTGGCCGTCATCAGCCTTGTCTTTAAGTGTTTGGCCAACGCCAAACGTTACTGCCGATTTGATTGATTCATACTACATGACCAATGGGTTGCCAATAACTAATTCGGCATCCGGCTATAATGCTCAAAATCCATACCTTAACCGCGACCCGAGGTTGGCTGCTTCAGTAGTGTTACCGGGCTCTCAGTGGGGTTCAACTACTTACATTCCGGCTAATGATGTGGTTCCATCCGGCGCCCGTCCGCGTAAATATGCGGCAATAGGAATTGCAGATCCTAATAATTGTTCGCTCAATACCATCCTGATGCGTTATGCTGATGTATTACTTATCCGTGCCGAGGCTTTAATTGAATCGGGGAGTACAGCTGCAGAAGTTTATACGCTGATTGACCAGGTGCGTGCAAGGGTAAACATGCCAACGGTAGAGAGTGTTGAGGGGGCGGGCTTAAGCCAATCGCAATTGCGGGCGGTGTTACGTCATGAACGCAGGGTTGAGTTTTTTATGGAAGGTACCCGTTATGCCGATATGTTACGATGGAAAGATCAATCCCTGGTACATGATGCGTATGGTTACGATAAATCATCGCTCAGCAACCCGGCAAGCGCATCTACCTGGCAATTTAAACAGGCAAAACTGGAGACCAGGACGTTCAACGCTGCCAAAGGATGGCTATGGCCAATTCCTCAGGCTGATATAGATATCAATAAGAAACTGTTGCCGAACAATCCCGGATATTAA
- a CDS encoding SusC/RagA family TonB-linked outer membrane protein translates to MKKKLLIPNYWYSRRFRTVALALFILPVGVDASASKLFTRDNGTIVSHPVAYKAAIIVKGSVVDASNGQPLVGVSVSVKGTNKGALTDIKGNFQLLNVPENAVLVITYISYEKVEIAVNGKTDIAVKLLPSMKTLNDVVVVGYGTQKKENLTGSVGIVNTQDLESRPLTNTSQALQGTVSGVFALQSSGKPGDDNTVIDIRGVGTFGDNSPLVLVDGFPGTIGDVNPNDVQSISVLKDAASSAIYGSRAANGVILITTKRGSAGKVRVNYSGYAGIQSPTRLPKVLNSVQYTTLYNEAAINTGSAPLYADSTIQKYAAHNNPMYPDINYFDVYYGNAYMQNHRVSATGGSDNVNYSFMLGHLDQDGILVATNYKKTDFRLNLDSYHLKDKKLRVSGNISGNVGIKNEPTDLWNAEWYATLAPIHPLKDAAGNWVSVNGERNYYGEIKEGSTNLTKRYNFNGQAEAEYKILPGLSAQLTYGYNVTSTNGNAFHANVTLQNQNGTVTQLPSDLTATSEIDGHSLLTGLLKYNKTINRHSFNFLAGYSEEEFTYDWQSGYRSHFVNNTQRVLNLGDAATQTNNAGSYDLGLRSYFGRFNYAYDEKYLFEANIRRDGSSRFAQGKQWGTFPSFSAAWVLSKEDFMKGLSWLDFAKVRASWGRLGNQNISNYYNGSDILSSGQNYSFGGALYSGVAITAMTNKDLTWETAQQLDLGLDISFHNNIEITADYFDKRTKNLLLTQPIPLTIAQSAPTANAGEVQNKGFELGISYKKAFDNGIKLRTSLNVSHIVNKIISMNVPEQFTSPKAIVVGSAINSFYGYQMTGIYQISDFTWQNNSDASIPFANRTYTLKPGVVKVSDYNAQPGDIKYADLNGDGIVDQNHDRKIIGKQFPSVTYAFNFNVAWKGFDLGAFLQGVQGMQGYTYYEIASPFSGFANLGTWWLNRWTPQNPSNTYPRLTLDGVRNNIHSSFYVENASYLRIKNIELGYTLSPAVIRRLGIGSFRIYANVQNAFTFTKFKGFDPEQTTDQTRAEAYPQVRVMTAGVNVNF, encoded by the coding sequence ATGAAAAAAAAATTACTTATTCCTAATTATTGGTACTCCAGGAGGTTCCGAACAGTAGCACTGGCACTATTTATATTGCCGGTGGGTGTTGACGCTTCGGCCAGCAAATTGTTTACACGCGATAACGGCACGATAGTTAGTCACCCCGTCGCCTACAAAGCCGCAATTATTGTAAAAGGTTCTGTTGTGGATGCTTCAAATGGTCAGCCGCTGGTAGGCGTGTCTGTTAGTGTAAAGGGAACCAATAAAGGTGCCTTAACAGATATAAAAGGAAACTTCCAACTGCTAAATGTACCGGAAAATGCAGTACTTGTTATAACTTATATCTCCTATGAGAAAGTTGAGATTGCGGTTAACGGAAAGACGGATATCGCAGTAAAACTCCTCCCGTCGATGAAAACCCTGAACGACGTTGTAGTGGTTGGTTACGGTACGCAGAAGAAAGAAAACCTGACCGGCTCCGTAGGTATCGTAAATACCCAGGATCTGGAAAGCAGGCCCTTGACAAATACCAGCCAGGCACTACAGGGTACAGTTTCCGGTGTATTCGCGCTGCAAAGCTCTGGGAAGCCGGGAGATGATAATACCGTCATCGATATCCGTGGTGTTGGAACGTTTGGAGATAATTCTCCGTTGGTATTGGTCGACGGTTTTCCGGGAACCATAGGGGATGTAAACCCTAATGATGTTCAATCAATTTCAGTATTGAAAGACGCCGCTTCGTCGGCCATTTATGGTAGCCGTGCGGCAAATGGCGTTATCTTAATTACAACAAAGCGCGGGTCAGCAGGTAAAGTTCGTGTTAACTATAGCGGATATGCGGGTATTCAGAGCCCTACGAGGTTGCCCAAGGTGTTAAATTCAGTTCAGTATACAACACTTTACAATGAGGCGGCTATAAATACCGGTTCGGCTCCGTTATATGCCGATTCTACAATTCAAAAATACGCGGCCCACAATAACCCGATGTATCCGGATATTAATTATTTTGACGTGTATTACGGTAACGCTTACATGCAAAACCATCGTGTAAGTGCAACCGGGGGAAGCGATAATGTCAATTATTCCTTTATGCTTGGGCATTTGGATCAGGATGGGATCCTGGTTGCTACCAATTATAAGAAAACCGACTTTCGTCTTAATCTCGATAGTTACCACCTAAAAGATAAAAAGTTGCGTGTTTCAGGCAATATATCCGGCAACGTAGGTATTAAAAATGAACCAACCGACCTATGGAACGCGGAATGGTATGCAACTTTAGCTCCGATACACCCGCTTAAAGATGCAGCTGGGAACTGGGTATCTGTTAATGGCGAGCGTAACTATTACGGGGAAATTAAAGAAGGCAGCACTAACCTTACAAAACGCTATAATTTTAATGGCCAGGCAGAAGCTGAGTACAAAATTTTGCCGGGGTTAAGCGCGCAGCTTACTTATGGCTACAATGTAACCTCGACCAATGGTAATGCATTTCATGCTAACGTGACTCTGCAAAACCAAAACGGAACTGTTACGCAGTTGCCCTCAGATCTGACTGCAACAAGCGAGATTGACGGTCACTCCTTGCTTACCGGTTTGTTGAAATATAACAAGACAATCAACCGCCATTCATTTAACTTTTTAGCCGGCTATAGCGAAGAGGAGTTTACCTACGACTGGCAAAGTGGCTATCGCTCGCATTTTGTGAATAATACGCAACGTGTATTGAACCTTGGGGATGCTGCTACACAAACCAACAACGCGGGCAGCTATGATCTTGGTCTGCGTTCATATTTTGGTCGTTTTAACTATGCTTACGACGAGAAGTATTTGTTTGAGGCCAATATCAGGAGGGATGGCTCTTCCAGGTTTGCACAAGGTAAACAATGGGGAACCTTTCCTTCGTTTTCGGCCGCCTGGGTACTATCTAAAGAAGACTTTATGAAAGGCCTGAGCTGGCTTGATTTTGCAAAGGTTCGTGCTTCCTGGGGTAGGTTAGGTAACCAAAATATCAGTAACTACTACAACGGCAGCGATATCCTTAGCTCTGGCCAGAATTATTCGTTCGGCGGCGCGCTTTACTCTGGTGTTGCCATTACCGCGATGACCAATAAAGACCTGACCTGGGAAACTGCCCAACAACTGGACCTGGGGCTCGACATATCATTTCATAACAACATCGAGATCACTGCCGACTATTTTGATAAAAGGACTAAAAACCTGTTGTTGACCCAGCCAATTCCGCTCACAATCGCGCAATCGGCACCGACGGCTAATGCCGGTGAGGTGCAAAATAAGGGTTTCGAATTGGGCATTTCTTATAAAAAAGCATTTGATAACGGAATTAAATTAAGGACTTCCTTAAATGTTTCCCATATCGTAAACAAGATCATCAGTATGAACGTGCCGGAGCAGTTTACCTCTCCAAAAGCAATTGTAGTTGGATCTGCCATCAACTCTTTCTACGGTTATCAGATGACGGGTATTTATCAGATCTCTGATTTTACATGGCAAAACAACAGCGATGCATCAATACCTTTTGCGAACCGCACCTATACGCTTAAACCAGGTGTAGTTAAAGTAAGTGACTATAATGCCCAGCCAGGCGATATTAAATACGCGGATTTGAATGGTGACGGTATAGTAGATCAAAACCATGACCGCAAGATCATAGGGAAACAGTTTCCAAGTGTAACCTATGCGTTTAACTTCAATGTAGCCTGGAAAGGTTTTGACCTGGGCGCGTTTTTACAGGGCGTACAAGGGATGCAGGGTTATACCTATTACGAAATAGCTTCACCATTTAGCGGTTTTGCCAATTTAGGTACCTGGTGGTTAAACAGGTGGACACCACAAAATCCATCCAATACTTATCCCCGCTTAACATTGGACGGTGTTAGGAATAACATCCACTCTTCTTTCTACGTGGAAAATGCATCTTACCTGAGGATCAAGAACATTGAATTGGGGTATACTTTAAGTCCGGCGGTAATCAGGAGGCTTGGTATAGGCTCCTTCAGAATCTATGCTAATGTGCAGAATGCTTTCACTTTTACCAAATTTAAAGGATTTGACCCAGAGCAAACCACAGATCAAACCAGGGCCGAAGCATATCCACAGGTTCGTGTCATGACCGCGGGCGTAAATGTTAATTTCTAA
- a CDS encoding sensor histidine kinase — translation MFVKLRKAVFPVHLFAATALIIWILFPLTWPVNMPSSYWIKQVAENLGYAVVYIINTAVLSPKLLTKRRLGFYIISVIALIILMVKYNGWMQDSLHIDAAMAKMFHPYVPDHHMRSAWTILMCLIVLGFSNVTTVAKKLQSHELAIQVSEKERISAELSFLKAQINPHFFFNTLHTIYALTDTDPASAKESLYTLSHMMRYVIYETKQDVTTLKKEVKFIEDYISLMRTRIDSSVEVSFTVPDKLRDINVAPMLFLPFIENAFKHGISARQASYIFVNISEAGGTLKFMVRNSIYKNTNKELDEEYGIGIANTKRRLDLLYPGKYNLVVNDDANTNEYLTILTLNTNAN, via the coding sequence GTGTTTGTTAAGTTAAGAAAAGCTGTTTTCCCGGTACATTTGTTTGCAGCCACGGCCCTTATTATCTGGATCCTGTTTCCGCTTACGTGGCCGGTTAATATGCCATCTTCATACTGGATAAAACAGGTTGCCGAAAACCTGGGGTATGCAGTTGTCTATATCATTAACACAGCAGTACTATCCCCTAAACTTTTAACTAAAAGACGGCTTGGCTTTTACATTATTAGTGTAATAGCTTTGATCATTCTGATGGTAAAGTACAACGGTTGGATGCAGGACTCGTTGCATATTGATGCGGCCATGGCGAAGATGTTTCACCCCTACGTGCCCGATCATCATATGCGCAGTGCCTGGACTATTTTAATGTGCCTTATAGTACTCGGTTTTAGCAATGTTACTACGGTGGCAAAAAAACTGCAATCGCATGAGCTGGCTATCCAGGTTTCGGAAAAAGAACGCATCAGTGCCGAACTATCTTTCCTCAAAGCACAGATCAATCCTCATTTCTTTTTCAATACCCTGCATACTATTTACGCCTTAACTGACACCGACCCGGCATCGGCAAAAGAATCGTTATACACGCTATCGCATATGATGCGCTATGTAATTTACGAAACCAAGCAGGATGTAACCACGCTAAAAAAAGAAGTAAAATTTATTGAGGACTATATTAGCCTGATGCGCACACGGATAGACAGCAGTGTGGAAGTAAGTTTTACAGTGCCGGATAAGCTACGCGATATAAATGTAGCGCCCATGTTATTTTTACCTTTTATAGAAAATGCCTTTAAACACGGCATAAGCGCACGCCAGGCCAGTTATATTTTTGTGAATATAAGCGAAGCAGGCGGGACACTAAAATTCATGGTACGTAATTCGATCTATAAAAACACTAACAAAGAACTCGATGAAGAGTATGGTATTGGGATCGCTAATACAAAACGAAGACTTGATCTACTCTACCCAGGAAAATACAACCTGGTTGTGAATGACGATGCCAATACCAACGAATACCTGACCATTTTAACACTGAATACCAATGCAAATTAA
- a CDS encoding LytR/AlgR family response regulator transcription factor, with protein MQINCIAVDDEPAALNLITNYINQTPFLNLMGRFNNAIDALKYVHENQDLQLIFLDIRMGDLSGVELARIIEQSDRRKNLRVIFTTAYDHYALDGFRVDAIDYLLKPFNFVDFSRAATKAYEYFVMLNGAQQPIAAVTAAPQFLYLKVEHQLHKVDIDDILYIEGLKDYVKLYLKNEEKPILTLMSLKKLEEKLPAELFLRLHRSFIVSKAAIKSATKTSVQIGAETIYVSDQFKDNFSQFLKQWVL; from the coding sequence ATGCAAATTAATTGTATAGCAGTAGACGACGAACCCGCGGCACTTAATCTTATCACCAACTATATTAATCAAACGCCTTTCCTGAACCTTATGGGCAGATTTAATAACGCTATTGACGCGTTAAAGTACGTTCACGAAAACCAGGACCTGCAATTGATATTCCTGGACATCAGGATGGGCGATTTGAGCGGTGTAGAACTGGCCCGAATCATTGAACAATCGGACAGGAGAAAAAACCTGCGTGTTATTTTTACTACGGCCTATGATCATTACGCGCTGGATGGTTTCCGGGTTGACGCGATTGATTACCTGTTAAAACCATTCAACTTTGTGGATTTTTCGCGGGCGGCTACCAAAGCGTATGAGTATTTCGTGATGTTAAATGGCGCCCAGCAACCAATAGCCGCTGTAACTGCTGCTCCCCAGTTTTTATACCTTAAAGTAGAGCATCAATTGCATAAAGTGGATATTGATGATATCCTTTACATCGAGGGCTTGAAAGACTATGTCAAGCTATATCTTAAAAACGAAGAAAAGCCTATACTAACCCTTATGTCGTTAAAAAAGCTGGAGGAAAAGCTCCCGGCAGAGCTTTTTCTGCGTTTGCACCGTTCATTCATTGTATCAAAAGCAGCGATAAAATCGGCTACTAAAACCTCTGTACAAATTGGCGCCGAAACTATTTACGTTAGCGACCAATTCAAAGACAACTTTAGCCAGTTTTTGAAACAGTGGGTACTCTGA
- a CDS encoding DedA family protein/thiosulfate sulfurtransferase GlpE: MNTLVELVQTYGLWVVFLITLLQSVGLPLPAFTVMIVTAAVTPATPENVISLTLVGSLGTLIGDFVLFFAGKRYGTGILGKLCKISISPDSCVRSTGDLFDRYGAPALTIVKFIPGLSTLAPVVAGVYAMRVAVFAFFSSVAALIYLSAAVALGAIFRHQIDSVISALSRYGKLGGLFVLVLFGLYLLFKWLQRYRLIRQFEADRLTVNDLIELIDGNSNPVILDARPVDQRVKNGFIPGSIPVDENSLSDIADRYASHQEIVIYCSCPNEITAARYAEKLRKIGLKRIRPLLGGIDAWAESGQEVTFIQP; encoded by the coding sequence ATGAACACATTAGTTGAACTGGTACAAACATATGGGCTCTGGGTAGTTTTCCTGATCACACTTTTACAGAGTGTAGGATTGCCCTTACCTGCTTTTACCGTAATGATTGTAACTGCTGCTGTAACGCCTGCAACCCCGGAGAACGTTATATCTCTAACTTTGGTTGGATCACTCGGGACACTAATAGGCGACTTTGTCTTATTTTTTGCCGGAAAAAGATACGGAACAGGCATCCTCGGGAAATTATGTAAAATTTCCATATCACCAGACTCTTGTGTCCGTAGTACCGGCGATCTTTTTGACCGTTATGGTGCGCCTGCGTTAACAATAGTGAAATTCATTCCCGGCTTGTCTACACTTGCGCCGGTTGTTGCCGGCGTTTATGCAATGCGGGTAGCGGTATTCGCCTTTTTTTCATCTGTTGCGGCGCTTATTTATCTTAGCGCAGCCGTGGCCTTGGGCGCTATCTTTCGTCACCAAATCGACAGTGTGATCTCAGCATTAAGTCGCTACGGAAAGTTGGGTGGCTTATTTGTTCTTGTTTTATTTGGTTTGTATCTTTTGTTCAAATGGTTGCAGCGCTATCGCCTTATCAGGCAGTTTGAAGCAGATAGGTTAACGGTGAACGATTTGATAGAATTAATAGACGGCAACTCAAATCCAGTGATACTTGATGCACGCCCGGTAGATCAGCGCGTAAAAAACGGTTTTATTCCGGGCTCAATCCCCGTAGATGAAAACAGTCTTAGTGATATAGCTGACCGGTATGCCAGCCATCAGGAGATTGTGATTTATTGCTCGTGCCCAAATGAAATTACTGCCGCCAGGTATGCAGAGAAATTACGAAAAATAGGGCTTAAACGTATCCGGCCTTTATTAGGAGGTATTGATGCCTGGGCCGAATCTGGTCAGGAGGTTACATTTATTCAGCCATAA
- a CDS encoding LytR/AlgR family response regulator transcription factor, which translates to MKKIRCLLVDDEPLAITLLQNHITRFDFLEVTATCPNALKAFETLKSKDVDLMFLDVRMPVIDGIEFLKMLRNPPRVIITTAYRDYAIDGYDLDIVDYLLKPITFERFFKAIERYLRYASQPAQPLVSSDAAPENIVLKSGYRNVKVNVADILYMESVKDYVKVYTLDATIVTKYKISDMESDLASKNFLRIHRSFIVNQQHITAFSASDVELGKKELPIGESYKEHVIRILKK; encoded by the coding sequence ATGAAAAAGATCCGTTGCCTGTTGGTTGATGATGAACCGTTGGCCATTACCTTATTGCAAAACCATATTACCAGGTTTGATTTTCTGGAGGTAACGGCTACCTGTCCGAATGCTTTGAAAGCATTCGAAACATTGAAAAGTAAGGATGTTGATCTGATGTTTCTTGATGTTCGTATGCCAGTCATAGATGGAATTGAATTTCTTAAAATGCTCCGTAATCCGCCCCGCGTAATAATAACCACAGCATATCGTGATTATGCCATCGACGGATATGACCTTGACATTGTAGACTACCTGCTTAAACCAATTACTTTCGAACGTTTTTTTAAAGCCATTGAACGTTATCTGCGATATGCGAGCCAACCGGCCCAACCTTTAGTTTCTTCAGATGCTGCGCCAGAAAACATAGTCTTGAAATCGGGTTATCGCAATGTAAAGGTCAACGTTGCAGATATCCTGTATATGGAAAGTGTAAAAGATTATGTAAAAGTATATACCTTGGATGCCACAATTGTTACTAAATATAAAATCAGTGATATGGAATCAGACCTCGCATCTAAAAACTTTCTGCGGATACATAGGTCTTTTATCGTAAATCAGCAGCATATAACCGCTTTTTCTGCCAGTGATGTAGAGTTAGGCAAAAAAGAATTGCCCATTGGCGAAAGTTATAAGGAGCATGTTATCCGAATTTTGAAAAAATAG
- a CDS encoding sensor histidine kinase, translated as MSFPDNLLNFHKRHRWPSHILYWLVYLLVSVSSSKYYNGGQASSLFEFISDGLYISTEMMAAYGIAYLVIPQFIKKRYLIAAFGFVVISYAACALARIFIVKICEPLAGIRPKASETYHEIFTDIPKLLFVYFFQIMAAAFVFVFFKLLKDKLEIQKKTLLLEKEKAETELKLLKNQLNPHFLFNTLNNIYSLSLISSPATSPSIAGLADILDHILYRCDGQFVSLKAEVRLISNYIELEKLRYDERLTVNFKSDIRQEVEIAPLILLSLVENAFKHGASNDMDKPQIDITLSANENVFDFRVSNTIGFESAIRNNSYPGKIGLSNLRKQLDLIYGKDYSLDIIQDEKLFTVRLTIHHINAVKNEKDPLPVG; from the coding sequence ATGAGCTTTCCTGATAATTTGTTGAATTTTCATAAGCGGCACCGCTGGCCAAGCCATATTTTATATTGGCTTGTTTATTTGCTGGTGTCTGTTAGCTCGAGCAAATATTACAACGGCGGGCAAGCATCATCACTGTTTGAATTTATCAGCGACGGATTATATATTTCGACAGAAATGATGGCTGCTTATGGTATTGCCTATTTGGTGATACCGCAGTTTATTAAAAAAAGATATCTTATTGCTGCATTTGGATTTGTTGTAATAAGTTATGCGGCGTGTGCACTTGCACGGATTTTCATAGTAAAGATATGCGAGCCACTTGCCGGTATCCGCCCTAAAGCATCCGAAACTTACCACGAAATATTTACCGATATCCCCAAGCTGCTGTTTGTGTATTTTTTTCAGATCATGGCCGCTGCTTTTGTTTTCGTTTTCTTTAAGCTGTTGAAGGACAAGCTGGAAATACAGAAAAAAACACTGCTACTTGAAAAGGAAAAAGCAGAAACAGAATTGAAACTGCTTAAAAATCAGCTTAATCCTCATTTTTTATTCAATACACTTAATAATATTTATTCGCTTTCGCTGATTTCGTCGCCGGCAACTTCGCCATCTATAGCAGGCCTTGCAGATATTCTTGATCACATACTTTATCGTTGTGACGGGCAATTTGTATCATTAAAGGCAGAAGTACGACTGATCAGTAACTATATTGAACTTGAGAAATTAAGATACGATGAGCGCCTGACCGTAAATTTCAAGTCTGATATCAGGCAGGAAGTTGAAATAGCTCCGCTCATTCTGCTTTCTCTTGTCGAAAATGCTTTTAAACACGGCGCCAGTAATGACATGGATAAGCCGCAGATTGATATAACGCTAAGTGCCAACGAAAATGTCTTTGATTTCAGAGTATCCAACACCATCGGATTTGAGAGCGCTATCCGGAATAATAGTTACCCCGGAAAAATAGGATTGAGCAACTTGCGAAAACAACTTGATCTTATTTATGGCAAAGATTACAGTTTAGATATCATACAAGATGAAAAACTATTCACGGTCCGGTTAACGATCCATCATATTAATGCAGTCAAAAATGAAAAAGATCCGTTGCCTGTTGGTTGA